Genomic segment of Steroidobacter denitrificans:
GCATCGCCTATACGGCTGCATTCAATTCTGTTTCGGTCGTGCTGAAGGATATTCAGCAGAAACAACTCGGTCTGGGCATCGGTGAAGTTCGCAAGCAGCTCGGCAAGCAGATCAAAAGTGGACGTATCACGCAGCAGCAGGCTGATGAAATGCTGGCTTCGATCCAGTCGCAGCTCGACTACTCGAGATTCAATGAAGTCGATATCGCAATCGAAGCCGTGGTCGAGGATATCAAGATCAAACATTCGGTACTCGCCCAGCTGGAGCGGGAGGTCGGCACCGGGACCGTGATTGCCTCGAATACATCCAGTCTGCGCATCGACGACCTGGCGCGGTCGCTCTCCCGCCCGGAGAATTTCGCAGGCATGCATTTCTTCAATCCCGTGCCGTCCATGCCGCTAGTGGAAGTGATCCGCGGCACGCATACCAGCGATGCAGCCGTCGCCAAGGTAGTGGGATTCGCGCTGACGATGAGGAAGACGCCCATCGTGGTCCGCGATGGAGCGGGGTTCCTGGTCAATCGCATCATCACTCCTTACATGCAGGCTTTCGGCAAGCTGCTCGCGGACGGCGAGGATTTCGTTCGCATCGACACGGTCATGGAGGCGTTCGGCTGGCCCATGGGCCCGGCCTATCTCAACGATGTGATCGGCATGGATACCGCCCTGCACGTGAGCAGGATCATTTCGAGTGCGTTCGGCGATCGCATGGCGCGCACTTGGGAGGATCCTCTGGAGATCATGGTCGCCAACGGCCGGCTCGGCCAGAAGAATGGGCTGGGTTTCTATCGTTACGAAACCGATCCGAACGGCCGTCCGAGGAAGAGTCCCGCACCGGAGGCACACGAGCTGCTGTCGAAGATGCAAACGAGCGGACCGCGGGTGTTCGGCGATGACCAGATCGTCGAGCGCATGATGCTGCCGCTCGTCTTCGAAGCCGTTCGCAGCCTCGATGAAGGCGTGGTTGCCAGCGCGGCCGAGCTCGACATGGCCTTGTTGCTGGGTATCGGTCTGCCCCAATATCTGGGCGGCGCTTTGCAGTATGCGGATTGGTCAGGCGTACCCCGATTACTCGAGTTGTCGTGCAAGTATCGCGAACTGGGACCGCAATACGAAGCGCCGGGAAGCTTGTATCACATGGCCACGCAGCAAAAACGTTTCTATCCAGAGGCATAATGCCCGACCATGAATCGCCTACCAGTGACGCGCGCTTCTGCCCGGAGGTTTGAGGGAGATTAGAAACTTTCCGTGCCCGGCTGCCGTCTCATAAAGGCGAGCATACGCTGAGCGGTACCGAAGAGGTTGTGTCGTGGCGACTAGCGATTCGACATCGAGCAGCAGGCGGATAGCGGGGATAGAGGCGCGCAGCGACGCGGAGCCTCTCATCGAGGGCTCGCTGTTGCGCCTGAGTCCGCCGCGGCCTTTGTCGGGAATCATCCCGCGCACCCGGCTGCTGAGCCGGATCGTCGCGGATCGCGCCATGCCGGTAGTGATCATCCAGGCACCCGCCGGCCATGGCAAGTCCACCCTGATGCAGCAGGCTTACGCCGACTGCGAACGCCGACTGATCTGTACCGGCTGGCTGACCTTACACGATTCGGATAACGATCCAACCCGCCTGATCCGTACCCTGCACGCGTTGCTGGAACAGCTTGCGCATTCGAATGGTCATCGCCGCCGGGGTAATTTCGAGGATCCGCAGCGGGCGGCTGGCCGCGGCTCACGGGCGGATTGGATGCTCGGCCGGCTGATCAGATTGCAACAGCCGGTGACGCTGTTCATCGATGAATTCCAGGTGTTATCCAGTTCCGAAGCGCTCGGCTTGTTTCATGATCTGCTCGCATCCCTGCCACCTGGTGTGCGGATGCTCATCGGCTCGCGTACGCTGCCCGAGGTCGGTTTGTCCCGCCTTCTGATCGCGGAGCAGGCGGAGATCGTTACGCCCGCCGATCTGCTGTTCACGCGACAGGAGATGAAGGATTTCTTCGCCACATTCGATACCCATCTGTCGGTGCACGAAATCGACGTGATCCATCAGCGTACCGAGGGCTGGCCCGCGGCCGTCCAGTTGTATCGACTATCCCTGGCAAACGCTGAGGCGCGCAAATCGCTCGGTGATATCAACGCTTTTCAGCCGTGGCAGTTGACCGAATATCTGACAGATAACGTGCTGTCCATTCATCCGCACGACGTGCAGAGGTTCTTCCTGGAGACATCGCCGCTGGTGCGCATGTCGGGG
This window contains:
- the fadB gene encoding fatty acid oxidation complex subunit alpha FadB, with product MMYQGQSIRLTALQGGRVELCFDRQGDAINKLDERAVLELAEVSALISSDSSISGVLITSAKDVFIVGADILEFGRLFQLSESELAAHNTRQNRSFTALEELPVPTVAAINGFALGGGLETALAADFRVISAQAQIGLPEVKLGLLPGYGGTVRLPRIAGLQTALDWIVSGTPQKAEAALEDGVVDELAAPESLRAAALDLLDKAVAGTANWHTRREAKRSAVQEPSVERLFAEAKKQAANGPKHQPAALMAVELLENARLRPRDEALALESTAFARIAKTQAAASLVRIFLNEQAVKKQSKALARLAQPVKRTAVLGAGIMGGGIAYTAAFNSVSVVLKDIQQKQLGLGIGEVRKQLGKQIKSGRITQQQADEMLASIQSQLDYSRFNEVDIAIEAVVEDIKIKHSVLAQLEREVGTGTVIASNTSSLRIDDLARSLSRPENFAGMHFFNPVPSMPLVEVIRGTHTSDAAVAKVVGFALTMRKTPIVVRDGAGFLVNRIITPYMQAFGKLLADGEDFVRIDTVMEAFGWPMGPAYLNDVIGMDTALHVSRIISSAFGDRMARTWEDPLEIMVANGRLGQKNGLGFYRYETDPNGRPRKSPAPEAHELLSKMQTSGPRVFGDDQIVERMMLPLVFEAVRSLDEGVVASAAELDMALLLGIGLPQYLGGALQYADWSGVPRLLELSCKYRELGPQYEAPGSLYHMATQQKRFYPEA